Proteins from a single region of Bdellovibrio bacteriovorus HD100:
- a CDS encoding translocation/assembly module TamB domain-containing protein has product MALLMKSLKIFVALVLLIFVLLIAGLAYVWMKPELVINEKNARWALQYAPDNLKISWDQLSFKFESPDWTHKRIQVSAKNLCVSYAPRLHTCAPAISVDVAMAFTNWRPKLEQLREVTMEVSELTLNLPAKEAAPEEPKSLLPDLKLPAFSEVMPQGLDFNLIGALHLSAKNVRINFPEGAPLLAQAELVRLPSDQTSELNFNLAAQAEQEGTFAAKVQSNILFDSQKLSVNGKAHVSLPSMSLETPLSVNWGRDLRAQAKPLIRYGKIKLNPAVDLHWSNKELNVTLGDIQLKNIWRKTSLRLQSCAVKATLDSEKGYPAKAGLQCGLRVTPDKNRAGIKSVDTILTATLTAHTQGKGASERLRINGQAELSGANTFLQAQVQLTGEVEIKLQKPLQLTAAKAATEIHLRIPDFVVWKDLFESTPFAVPAPLHVLTGDIELDVHAQLTDLDSPLQADATAQSRLSSKNQKLFVKATADLETLGKILKPRGLKVHADVVLQDVHLQAPPLRLAVPPQVLPDKRFVMRKDLDIIEEEKPAPTSRIPFELLWSVNIKTEKPVLISSNLLQSPVPVALDMQVQSDRKPQGKVMVQSFPFEFFRKKATVNNVDLIFHPDTVAPELSGKISYSNPEVNIRILLLGNTQRPIVNLESDPQLNQQQILSVLLFDKSLDELNEDEVNSTSNMSRAVSDGALGLFSLMFLSSTPIQSISYDPNSQSYTARMRLDDNTTFSMQSNMTEQRQFTLRRRLGGNWSVRTELSQEDSRADVVQTLLEWMRRF; this is encoded by the coding sequence ATGGCGTTGCTCATGAAGTCCCTGAAGATTTTTGTAGCCTTGGTTTTGCTGATTTTCGTACTGCTGATTGCGGGCCTGGCGTATGTGTGGATGAAACCCGAGCTGGTGATCAACGAAAAAAACGCACGCTGGGCTTTGCAATATGCCCCTGACAACTTGAAGATTTCCTGGGATCAACTGAGCTTTAAATTTGAAAGCCCGGACTGGACACACAAACGCATTCAGGTGTCGGCAAAAAATCTATGCGTGTCCTACGCGCCACGACTGCACACCTGTGCGCCCGCCATTTCTGTGGATGTGGCGATGGCCTTCACCAACTGGCGTCCAAAGCTTGAACAGTTGCGTGAAGTCACCATGGAAGTTTCCGAATTGACCCTGAACCTGCCAGCCAAAGAAGCAGCCCCGGAAGAGCCCAAGTCCCTGCTGCCTGACTTAAAACTGCCCGCGTTTTCCGAGGTGATGCCACAAGGGCTGGATTTTAATCTGATTGGGGCGTTGCACCTGTCGGCCAAGAATGTCCGGATCAATTTCCCGGAAGGCGCCCCTCTGTTAGCGCAAGCCGAGCTGGTTCGTCTGCCAAGTGATCAAACATCCGAATTGAATTTCAATCTTGCCGCTCAGGCAGAGCAAGAAGGCACTTTTGCCGCCAAGGTCCAGTCCAATATTCTTTTCGATTCACAAAAGCTTTCGGTGAATGGAAAAGCTCACGTATCGCTGCCGTCCATGAGCCTCGAAACGCCCCTGAGTGTGAACTGGGGCCGCGATCTTCGTGCCCAAGCAAAGCCATTGATCCGCTATGGAAAGATCAAACTGAACCCCGCCGTGGACCTGCACTGGTCGAATAAAGAACTGAATGTCACTTTGGGTGACATTCAGCTAAAAAACATCTGGCGCAAAACTTCCCTGCGCCTGCAAAGCTGCGCAGTGAAGGCGACACTTGATTCCGAAAAGGGGTATCCTGCCAAAGCCGGCCTGCAATGCGGATTGCGGGTCACCCCTGACAAGAACCGTGCGGGAATCAAAAGCGTCGACACCATTTTGACGGCCACGCTGACTGCGCACACGCAAGGCAAGGGCGCATCTGAGCGTCTTAGAATTAACGGGCAGGCTGAACTGAGCGGCGCAAACACTTTCCTGCAAGCGCAAGTTCAACTTACCGGCGAAGTGGAAATCAAACTGCAGAAGCCATTGCAACTCACCGCCGCCAAAGCCGCGACCGAGATCCACCTGCGCATCCCTGACTTTGTGGTTTGGAAGGATCTGTTCGAATCGACCCCGTTTGCCGTGCCCGCTCCCCTGCATGTGCTGACCGGCGACATCGAACTTGATGTGCACGCGCAGCTAACGGATCTGGATTCACCCCTGCAGGCCGATGCCACTGCGCAGAGCCGCTTAAGCTCCAAAAATCAAAAGCTCTTCGTGAAGGCCACTGCTGATCTGGAAACACTGGGTAAGATTTTAAAACCCCGGGGATTGAAGGTTCATGCCGATGTCGTTTTGCAAGACGTGCATTTGCAGGCCCCGCCTCTGCGCCTGGCGGTCCCTCCTCAAGTTCTGCCCGACAAGCGCTTTGTTATGCGCAAAGACCTGGATATTATTGAAGAGGAAAAACCCGCCCCCACATCCAGGATTCCGTTTGAACTGCTGTGGTCGGTGAATATCAAAACCGAAAAGCCCGTGCTGATTTCTTCAAACCTGTTGCAAAGCCCGGTGCCGGTCGCCTTGGACATGCAGGTACAAAGTGATCGTAAGCCCCAAGGTAAAGTCATGGTGCAAAGCTTTCCGTTTGAATTCTTCCGCAAAAAAGCCACAGTCAACAATGTGGACTTAATCTTCCACCCGGACACCGTAGCTCCGGAACTTTCCGGGAAGATCTCTTATTCCAATCCGGAAGTGAACATCCGTATATTGTTACTGGGAAACACCCAACGCCCAATCGTGAATCTGGAAAGCGACCCGCAGCTGAATCAGCAGCAGATCCTTTCGGTGCTGCTCTTCGACAAATCTTTGGATGAACTGAATGAAGACGAAGTCAACTCGACATCGAACATGAGCCGGGCCGTTTCTGACGGAGCCCTGGGTTTGTTCTCGCTGATGTTTTTATCTTCGACCCCGATTCAATCCATCAGCTATGATCCCAACAGCCAGTCCTACACCGCGCGAATGCGTCTGGATGACAACACCACCTTTAGCATGCAGTCGAACATGACCGAACAACGCCAGTTCACTTTGCGCCGCCGACTTGGAGGCAACTGGTCCGTGCGCACGGAACTGAGCCAGGAAGACAGCCGCGCCGATGTTGTACAAACCTTGCTGGAATGGATGCGCCGGTTCTAG
- a CDS encoding BamA/TamA family outer membrane protein: MPFFLLLLTLLISVSAKAATTSLCGIRIEGTEEIKFTDTEKDWLCGTPKNDAWKSIPDNQRIFFLKSFLQSRAYHQAQFTYEKDLLLVQTGPKSHVKKLNVLHAPPVWEWKKRRYILNRPFTPNILDEINKWALRRLQENGYVCPQVESRGIIDEETFLLDVNAGTPAVFGTYPTMGEEDLDPAILERFSALLPGEPFDIRLLELSSTRVLNEDLFLSTYYDIACQKDGSYSIVRRMIPAKPRLLSFGVGFDSEGGALIKSTFKQARLTPAADSLETSLYASFIEQYIIFNHYHYFLDDLSSRTHLISGAKIRHESESNYEAMTYEMGTGVSFGKEWSTATSSFQLGPYLTRTDVIRGPGPYRIDSLYLGTEVSLTSHMYEYYLADPQKGWTITFNSASQVDGAVANEDLHRLTLRHQVLWNLQDWDPPFLILGWRGSMGAFILPDGFTQSDQIPVNWRFFMGGDADLRGFARKQLPQDGQGYLTYIYQGLELRAGDVLPYNLQPLIFFDAAKGGESSMKLSSALYYSPGAGLRWGSPIGSMRATLGRGFVIDPVPNDVDPGYQFFFSFGREF; the protein is encoded by the coding sequence ATGCCCTTTTTCCTGCTGTTGCTGACACTTCTGATCTCTGTTTCTGCCAAGGCGGCCACCACATCCCTGTGTGGCATTCGCATCGAAGGCACGGAAGAGATCAAATTCACCGACACCGAAAAAGACTGGCTGTGCGGCACCCCCAAAAATGACGCGTGGAAAAGCATTCCGGACAACCAGCGTATTTTTTTCCTGAAAAGTTTCCTGCAAAGCCGCGCTTATCACCAAGCCCAGTTCACCTATGAAAAAGATCTGCTTCTGGTGCAGACCGGGCCCAAGTCCCACGTCAAAAAGCTCAACGTCCTGCACGCCCCGCCCGTTTGGGAGTGGAAGAAGCGCCGGTATATTCTGAATCGCCCCTTCACTCCGAACATCCTGGATGAGATCAACAAGTGGGCCCTGCGCCGTCTGCAGGAAAACGGCTATGTGTGTCCTCAAGTTGAGTCCCGCGGAATCATCGACGAAGAAACCTTCCTGCTGGATGTGAATGCGGGAACACCGGCCGTCTTTGGCACTTATCCGACCATGGGCGAAGAGGATTTGGATCCGGCCATTCTGGAGCGCTTTTCCGCGCTTCTTCCGGGTGAGCCTTTTGACATTCGCCTGCTGGAGCTAAGCTCCACCCGAGTGCTGAATGAAGATTTGTTTCTTAGCACCTATTACGACATCGCCTGCCAGAAGGACGGAAGTTATTCGATCGTGCGCCGAATGATTCCCGCCAAACCCCGCTTGCTCAGCTTTGGAGTCGGCTTTGACTCTGAGGGCGGAGCCCTGATCAAATCGACTTTCAAACAAGCGCGCCTGACACCCGCTGCGGATTCTTTGGAAACGTCTCTTTATGCCTCGTTCATCGAACAGTACATCATCTTCAACCACTATCATTATTTTCTGGATGACTTAAGTTCGCGCACCCACCTGATCAGCGGCGCAAAAATTCGCCACGAATCAGAAAGCAACTACGAGGCCATGACTTATGAGATGGGAACCGGAGTTTCATTCGGAAAAGAGTGGTCCACCGCGACGAGCAGTTTTCAACTGGGGCCGTATCTGACTCGCACGGATGTCATTCGGGGACCGGGGCCTTATCGTATTGATTCTTTGTATCTGGGCACCGAAGTCAGTCTGACCAGTCACATGTATGAATACTATTTGGCAGACCCCCAGAAAGGCTGGACGATCACGTTTAATTCCGCTTCGCAGGTGGATGGTGCCGTCGCCAACGAAGATCTGCACCGTCTGACTTTGCGCCATCAGGTGCTTTGGAATTTACAGGATTGGGACCCTCCGTTTTTGATTTTGGGCTGGCGTGGATCCATGGGGGCCTTCATTCTGCCGGATGGTTTTACCCAAAGCGATCAGATTCCGGTCAACTGGCGCTTCTTCATGGGGGGTGATGCGGACTTGCGCGGGTTTGCCCGTAAGCAGTTGCCTCAGGACGGACAAGGTTATTTGACTTACATCTATCAGGGCCTCGAGTTACGAGCGGGCGATGTCCTTCCATACAACTTACAGCCGTTGATCTTTTTTGATGCCGCCAAAGGGGGCGAGTCCTCCATGAAGCTGAGCTCTGCGCTATACTATTCCCCCGGAGCCGGACTGCGCTGGGGCTCCCCGATTGGTTCCATGCGGGCAACCCTTGGAAGGGGCTTTGTCATTGATCCCGTACCGAACGATGTCGACCCCGGCTATCAGTTCTTCTTCAGTTTCGGAAGGGAGTTCTAA
- a CDS encoding polyprenol monophosphomannose synthase has protein sequence MKNLVVIPTYNEKENIQAIVPAVLAQNLGVEILVVDDNSPDGTGAIVREMQKSLPQLHILSRPGKQGLGKAYIAGFRWAMDHGFEGIIEMDADFSHRPEDLGPLIKTMEANDFAVGSRYVDGGRTVNWGLIRKIISRGGGIYSRLILGFPLNDWTGGFNAWKKEVLHGIDLSTVESNGYSFQIELKYKALKKGFKGAESPIVFEDRRVGQSKMSLKIVLEAFYRVWLMRFK, from the coding sequence ATGAAAAATCTGGTCGTAATTCCTACCTACAACGAAAAAGAAAATATTCAGGCGATTGTGCCTGCGGTATTGGCGCAGAACCTGGGTGTTGAAATTCTGGTTGTTGATGACAACTCTCCGGATGGCACTGGGGCCATTGTTCGTGAAATGCAAAAAAGCTTGCCACAGCTTCATATTCTTTCCCGTCCCGGCAAGCAGGGTTTGGGCAAGGCCTATATCGCGGGTTTCCGCTGGGCCATGGATCATGGCTTTGAGGGCATCATCGAAATGGATGCAGATTTTTCTCACCGTCCCGAGGACCTGGGGCCTTTGATCAAGACGATGGAAGCCAATGATTTTGCTGTGGGTTCCCGCTATGTGGATGGTGGTCGCACGGTGAACTGGGGTTTGATCCGCAAGATCATCTCCCGGGGGGGCGGCATCTATTCCCGATTGATTCTGGGCTTCCCGCTGAATGACTGGACAGGGGGCTTCAACGCCTGGAAAAAAGAGGTTCTGCACGGGATTGATCTTTCCACGGTTGAATCCAACGGTTACAGCTTCCAGATCGAATTGAAATACAAAGCTTTGAAAAAGGGTTTCAAAGGGGCGGAGTCTCCGATTGTCTTTGAAGACCGTCGTGTGGGCCAAAGTAAAATGTCTCTGAAAATTGTGCTTGAGGCTTTCTATCGTGTTTGGCTTATGCGTTTTAAATAG
- a CDS encoding SH3 domain-containing protein has translation MFFLFPVSLWAQAQQATVILDGALVYQDADFDAPVITTLKIGSVFNISTNKKGPFYKIRLKPGHLGWISDTDIKPGIIKIPKPEQVKLSEAKEEKKKRPFFATRYRGPVLQMTNFTEDTLREERTDSLLFYGVKFNGFNTLFSGEIYTDANILFHFGAPSYYEDYTKKAADGFIFMTDFTFQTVIPQGKNFIYYYGFGPMFRYSHFNIDVPSNGETLSYSADDMTLGAVIDLGIGARLGGMSLRTNAKYYWERTKYFAFGLNLGWDF, from the coding sequence ATGTTCTTTCTGTTTCCTGTCAGTTTGTGGGCGCAAGCCCAGCAGGCGACGGTGATTCTGGATGGCGCCCTGGTGTATCAGGACGCCGACTTTGATGCGCCGGTCATCACCACTTTGAAAATCGGTTCTGTTTTTAATATCTCCACAAACAAAAAAGGTCCGTTCTATAAGATCCGTCTGAAACCCGGTCATCTGGGGTGGATTTCCGACACGGATATCAAACCGGGCATTATCAAAATTCCCAAGCCGGAGCAGGTCAAGCTGAGCGAAGCCAAGGAAGAGAAAAAGAAAAGGCCTTTCTTTGCCACCCGTTATCGCGGCCCGGTTCTGCAGATGACGAATTTCACTGAAGACACGCTAAGAGAAGAGCGCACTGACAGCCTGTTGTTCTATGGAGTGAAGTTCAACGGCTTTAACACGCTTTTCAGCGGCGAGATCTACACGGACGCCAATATCTTGTTCCACTTCGGTGCGCCCTCGTACTACGAGGACTATACCAAAAAAGCCGCTGACGGTTTTATCTTCATGACGGACTTTACTTTCCAGACAGTCATCCCCCAGGGCAAAAATTTTATTTACTACTATGGTTTTGGTCCGATGTTTAGGTATTCACACTTCAATATCGATGTGCCCAGCAACGGCGAAACTTTAAGTTATTCCGCCGATGATATGACTCTCGGAGCGGTGATCGATCTGGGAATTGGCGCCCGCCTGGGCGGCATGTCCTTACGAACCAATGCGAAATACTACTGGGAACGAACCAAATACTTCGCTTTCGGCCTGAATCTGGGCTGGGATTTTTAA
- the mutL gene encoding DNA mismatch repair endonuclease MutL, with translation MQIPPMSIQILSPEVVDQIAAGEVVERPAHLVKELVENSIDAGATRVHVEFYDGGRIVKVIDNGKGMSPEDLPKSLERFATSKISKTDDLWSLRTFGFRGEALASIASVSKLTLTSRRAGDEQAHQLISEYGKRKEIDKVGGSQGTTILIENLFDNTPARLKFLKSDSAENSAIKTTLKAMALSHYDVEFRIQENGKLVAFWPACKSRKDRVEQILEIKPLFEGEASRENVKAYAVFADPHNVAKTSKNIWLFAQNRWIQDRSLQAAVNEAYRSLLMHGEYPIAAVWVEVDPDCVDVNIHPTKSQVKFQDPSLAFRAVAAALRGTLEQAPWIKRSDVATQNVTMPLTQNSSEEFKSTDGLPNFASQPMPQQNLRFQDNSLEVTQFQKKEFSFPASSFPVSSLQQPQTTYQALAESAAQRESFAPKAEEASLGYWSSLEVLGQANLTYIVTQSRDKLVFVDQHAAHERVVFEKLMNAWKGGKVDIQDFLFPLAIDMSPEKVEGLLTMAKEMERLGVFIEALGPGTVGVKAAPLMIKESSLSGVLDKMATEIVDQGGSYSLERTVGDICATMACHSVVRAGQSLSPDQMRSLLRDMDMFPLSSFCPHGRPVSVEYPYYKLEKDFGRIV, from the coding sequence ATGCAAATTCCCCCTATGTCGATCCAGATTTTATCCCCTGAAGTTGTTGACCAAATCGCCGCGGGCGAGGTGGTGGAGCGTCCTGCTCATCTCGTCAAAGAACTTGTGGAAAACAGCATCGATGCCGGCGCCACCCGCGTGCACGTGGAATTCTACGACGGCGGCCGCATCGTCAAGGTGATCGACAACGGCAAGGGGATGTCCCCGGAAGATTTGCCCAAATCCCTGGAACGATTCGCAACCAGCAAAATCTCAAAAACCGATGACCTGTGGTCTTTGCGCACTTTCGGTTTCCGCGGCGAAGCTTTGGCCAGTATCGCCTCTGTCAGCAAGCTGACACTGACTTCGCGTCGTGCCGGGGATGAACAGGCCCATCAGCTGATCAGTGAATACGGAAAAAGAAAAGAGATCGACAAAGTCGGCGGCTCGCAAGGCACGACCATCCTGATTGAAAACCTTTTCGACAACACTCCGGCGCGTTTGAAATTCCTGAAGTCTGATTCGGCTGAAAACTCGGCGATCAAGACGACCTTGAAGGCGATGGCCTTGTCTCATTACGATGTCGAGTTCCGCATTCAGGAAAACGGCAAGCTTGTGGCGTTCTGGCCGGCGTGTAAATCCCGCAAGGACCGTGTTGAACAAATTCTTGAAATCAAACCTCTGTTCGAAGGCGAAGCTTCCCGCGAAAACGTGAAGGCCTATGCGGTGTTTGCCGATCCTCATAACGTCGCCAAGACTTCAAAAAATATCTGGCTGTTTGCGCAAAATCGCTGGATCCAGGATCGCAGTCTGCAGGCGGCCGTGAACGAAGCCTATCGCAGTCTTCTGATGCACGGAGAATATCCGATTGCCGCCGTGTGGGTGGAAGTGGATCCGGACTGTGTGGATGTGAACATTCACCCGACAAAATCCCAGGTGAAATTCCAGGATCCGTCCCTGGCATTCCGTGCTGTGGCGGCGGCTTTGCGTGGCACGCTGGAGCAGGCACCCTGGATCAAACGCTCGGATGTGGCAACGCAGAATGTGACCATGCCGCTTACGCAGAACTCTTCTGAGGAGTTTAAATCCACTGACGGGCTTCCGAACTTTGCTTCGCAACCCATGCCTCAGCAGAATCTGCGCTTCCAGGACAATTCTTTGGAAGTGACTCAGTTCCAGAAAAAAGAATTCAGCTTCCCGGCGTCCAGTTTTCCGGTCTCATCATTGCAGCAGCCGCAGACCACTTATCAGGCCCTGGCTGAGTCGGCGGCTCAGCGTGAATCCTTTGCTCCGAAAGCGGAGGAGGCTTCACTGGGTTACTGGTCTTCTTTGGAGGTTCTGGGGCAGGCGAATTTGACTTACATCGTGACTCAGTCCAGAGACAAGCTGGTGTTCGTGGATCAGCACGCCGCTCACGAGCGTGTGGTGTTTGAAAAACTGATGAATGCCTGGAAGGGTGGGAAGGTTGATATTCAAGACTTCCTGTTCCCCCTGGCGATTGATATGTCTCCGGAAAAAGTCGAAGGTCTTTTGACCATGGCCAAAGAAATGGAACGCCTGGGTGTTTTCATTGAAGCTTTGGGTCCGGGCACGGTTGGTGTTAAAGCCGCCCCGTTGATGATCAAAGAATCCAGCCTCAGCGGTGTTTTGGACAAGATGGCGACCGAGATCGTGGATCAGGGCGGCAGTTATTCTTTGGAAAGAACTGTGGGCGACATTTGTGCCACGATGGCGTGCCATTCCGTGGTGCGGGCAGGGCAGTCTTTAAGTCCGGATCAGATGCGCAGTCTGCTTCGTGACATGGACATGTTCCCGCTTTCAAGCTTCTGTCCTCACGGTCGCCCGGTCAGTGTGGAGTACCCGTACTACAAGCTGGAAAAAGATTTCGGACGAATAGTTTAA
- the miaA gene encoding tRNA (adenosine(37)-N6)-dimethylallyltransferase MiaA, whose translation MAKRHVIFVVGSTATGKSEWALKLAQEFNGVIVNCDSVQLYKKLDIGSAKPSKAEQALVPHYLLDYVNPPEEMTAGNYCRDFYAILEEIPADKPVFVVGGTGFYFMAIEKGMYPVIPVPVEIQAQVALELETEEGAIRLHAEMMKADPEYGAKIHLADRYRIGRAIELIRSQGKSVTQIQAEFESQRKPFPFPLLKIGPSWDREVLRERIGQRVEKMLAAGLIEEVQGLLDEGLASWAPISSVGYKETLEYLRGGISLSQLQEEITTNTHQLAKRQRTWFQRDKDIQWFDGASGFAEVRTVVEKFLKP comes from the coding sequence ATGGCGAAAAGGCATGTGATTTTTGTTGTCGGCTCCACGGCCACCGGGAAATCCGAGTGGGCGCTGAAGCTTGCGCAAGAATTCAACGGCGTCATCGTCAATTGTGATTCGGTTCAGCTGTATAAGAAACTGGATATCGGTTCGGCCAAACCCAGCAAGGCAGAGCAGGCCTTGGTGCCGCACTATCTGCTGGATTATGTAAATCCGCCGGAAGAAATGACGGCCGGGAATTACTGCCGTGATTTTTACGCCATTCTAGAAGAGATCCCCGCCGACAAGCCGGTGTTTGTGGTGGGCGGTACTGGTTTTTATTTTATGGCCATTGAAAAGGGCATGTATCCGGTGATCCCGGTCCCGGTAGAAATTCAGGCCCAGGTGGCCCTTGAGCTTGAAACTGAAGAAGGCGCCATCCGCCTGCACGCCGAAATGATGAAGGCCGATCCTGAATACGGCGCCAAGATTCATCTGGCAGATCGCTATCGTATCGGGCGGGCGATTGAACTGATTCGCAGCCAGGGAAAAAGTGTCACGCAGATTCAAGCCGAATTTGAGTCCCAGCGAAAGCCGTTCCCGTTTCCGCTGTTGAAGATCGGTCCGAGTTGGGATCGCGAAGTGCTGCGCGAACGCATCGGGCAGCGCGTGGAAAAGATGCTCGCTGCCGGATTGATTGAAGAGGTTCAGGGGCTTCTCGATGAAGGTCTGGCTTCATGGGCACCGATCAGCAGTGTGGGCTATAAAGAGACACTCGAATATCTGCGTGGGGGAATAAGTCTTTCGCAGCTGCAGGAAGAGATCACGACAAACACTCACCAGCTCGCCAAAAGACAGAGAACTTGGTTTCAGCGAGACAAAGACATTCAGTGGTTCGATGGGGCCTCGGGTTTTGCTGAGGTTCGAACCGTGGTCGAGAAATTTCTCAAACCTTGA